The proteins below come from a single Tenuifilum thalassicum genomic window:
- a CDS encoding Nif3-like dinuclear metal center hexameric protein, with protein sequence MKIGDIVSILEGFAPLALQEDYDNSGLIVGSKDSEVDKILLSIDVTPEVVREAISKGANLIIAHHPIVFRGLKRFNGSNYVERVVLDAIKNDIAIYASHTNIDSVEGGVSYRIAQRLGLEDVKILRPINGNLVKLVTFVPNDFAQKVRDAIFSAGAGVIGNYDSCSYNVNGFGSFRANETANPFVGQKGEIHFEPEVRVETIVPRHLLKNCISAMLNAHPYEEVAYDVYPIELPYPKAGLGAVGVLPKPVEFDKFLLQVKQKFNAKCVRFTNPVSDSVSKVAICGGSGIELLRDAIASGAQVFITADVKYHQFFDAENRISIVDIGHFESEQFTVDIFYDLLTKKLSNFAILKSEVNTNPINYI encoded by the coding sequence ATGAAAATAGGTGACATTGTTTCTATTCTGGAGGGTTTTGCACCACTTGCCCTTCAAGAAGATTATGATAATTCAGGACTAATTGTTGGGAGTAAGGATTCCGAAGTAGATAAAATTCTTCTTTCCATTGATGTAACCCCCGAAGTGGTTAGGGAGGCTATAAGCAAGGGGGCTAATCTAATTATTGCACATCACCCAATCGTTTTCAGGGGCCTTAAACGTTTCAATGGTTCTAACTATGTGGAACGGGTAGTACTTGACGCTATAAAAAACGATATTGCTATTTATGCCTCTCACACTAATATCGATAGCGTAGAGGGAGGTGTAAGTTATAGGATTGCGCAACGCCTTGGACTTGAAGATGTTAAAATCCTGAGACCAATAAATGGTAACCTGGTAAAACTTGTCACCTTTGTCCCAAACGACTTCGCACAAAAGGTTAGGGATGCCATTTTCTCCGCTGGCGCTGGTGTAATTGGTAATTACGACTCTTGCTCATACAATGTTAATGGATTTGGTTCGTTTCGTGCTAACGAAACCGCAAATCCATTTGTAGGGCAAAAAGGCGAAATCCACTTTGAACCCGAAGTAAGAGTAGAAACCATTGTCCCTCGTCATTTACTTAAAAACTGCATTTCAGCAATGCTCAACGCTCATCCCTACGAAGAGGTTGCTTATGATGTTTATCCTATTGAATTACCTTATCCTAAAGCCGGATTAGGTGCTGTAGGCGTACTTCCTAAACCCGTTGAGTTTGACAAATTTCTATTGCAGGTCAAGCAAAAGTTTAACGCAAAGTGTGTGAGGTTCACAAATCCAGTTTCTGATTCAGTTTCAAAAGTGGCAATTTGTGGGGGGAGTGGAATCGAGCTGCTAAGGGATGCTATTGCTTCAGGTGCCCAAGTTTTTATCACTGCCGATGTAAAATACCATCAATTTTTCGACGCTGAAAATCGCATTTCCATAGTAGATATTGGACATTTTGAAAGTGAGCAGTTTACAGTTGATATTTTTTATGACTTACTTACAAAAAAATTATCTAATTTTGCAATCTTAAAATCGGAAGTGAATACTAATCCTATTAACTACATATAG
- a CDS encoding M23 family metallopeptidase encodes MAKIKYQFNPHTLTFDVVRIPFYKRFAKILIHLVFYTGIFLGLGYSFSIIYDTPVERALKRSNAEYNLKYELAQKRISQLNQSLAAIEEKDNNIYRAIFEADTIPFSIRMGGYGGHQKYSKLSNSSNSAILLKTLRSLDELTWRAYIQSKSFDEVIDLAKNKEKMILCIPAIQPINVKDLGRISDFYGMRLHPLTRRWTKHNGIDFAGPIGTPIYATGDGVVVEAGYSFHGYGNQVIVDHGFGYKTRYAHLHDINVKVGQKVKRAEMIGTLGNTGRSTGPHLHYEVIVRGRPVNPINYFNDMTEEDYQKMLEGYSSQFLD; translated from the coding sequence TGCAAAGATACTAATTCATTTGGTATTTTATACAGGCATTTTTCTTGGTTTAGGGTATTCATTTTCTATAATTTACGATACTCCAGTAGAGCGCGCCTTAAAACGCTCTAACGCGGAGTATAACCTAAAGTATGAACTTGCTCAAAAACGTATCTCGCAGCTAAATCAATCTTTAGCAGCCATAGAGGAAAAGGATAACAATATTTACCGAGCAATTTTTGAAGCCGATACCATTCCTTTTTCTATTAGAATGGGTGGTTATGGTGGCCATCAAAAGTATTCCAAGTTGTCAAATTCATCTAACTCTGCGATATTACTAAAAACTTTACGTTCATTAGACGAGCTTACCTGGCGTGCTTACATTCAATCAAAATCGTTTGACGAGGTAATCGATTTAGCAAAGAATAAGGAAAAAATGATTCTATGTATACCTGCTATACAGCCTATTAATGTAAAAGATTTAGGTAGAATATCCGATTTTTATGGAATGCGTTTACATCCTTTGACACGAAGATGGACAAAACATAATGGAATAGATTTTGCTGGCCCTATAGGTACCCCAATATATGCCACTGGCGATGGTGTTGTTGTTGAAGCGGGATATTCTTTCCATGGTTATGGGAATCAGGTAATTGTCGATCATGGCTTTGGTTATAAAACCCGATATGCCCACTTACATGATATTAATGTTAAGGTAGGCCAAAAGGTTAAGCGTGCCGAAATGATTGGTACTCTCGGAAATACTGGTCGTAGTACTGGCCCTCATCTCCATTACGAGGTAATTGTAAGAGGACGGCCTGTTAACCCTATTAACTATTTTAATGACATGACCGAAGAGGACTATCAAAAAATGCTTGAGGGATATTCAAGCCAATTCCTAGATTAG
- a CDS encoding zinc ribbon domain-containing protein → MAKEKINPAEKNAELTIEEKLRFLFKLQQVDSKIDKIKLLRGELPLEVEDLEDEIEGLTTRVENLKNDIKELESQINQKKIEIKDAEALIKKYEEQQKNVRNNREYDSLTKEIEYQTLEIELCNKRIKEYTQQIKEKNLLIEQTEKQLEERSKDLEQKKQELESITSETQKEENELIQLSEEYSMNIEPRLLTAYKRIRANARNGLAVVTVQRDACGGCFNKIPPQRQLDIKMHKKVIVCEYCGRILVDDSLQDEE, encoded by the coding sequence ATGGCTAAAGAGAAAATCAACCCCGCTGAAAAAAATGCTGAACTCACCATTGAAGAGAAGTTAAGATTTTTGTTTAAACTTCAGCAGGTAGATTCCAAAATTGATAAAATCAAACTGCTACGAGGCGAACTACCTCTTGAGGTGGAAGACTTAGAAGACGAGATAGAAGGATTAACAACTCGTGTTGAAAATCTTAAGAATGATATCAAGGAGCTTGAGAGTCAAATCAACCAGAAAAAAATCGAGATTAAGGATGCTGAAGCCCTAATTAAAAAGTACGAGGAACAGCAAAAAAATGTTCGTAATAATAGGGAGTACGACTCTTTGACAAAAGAGATTGAATATCAAACTCTTGAAATTGAACTCTGTAATAAGCGTATTAAAGAATACACACAGCAGATAAAGGAAAAAAACCTGCTTATTGAGCAAACAGAAAAGCAGCTTGAAGAAAGGAGTAAAGATTTAGAGCAGAAAAAGCAGGAGCTGGAGAGCATAACCAGCGAAACTCAAAAAGAGGAAAATGAGCTCATTCAGCTAAGCGAAGAGTACTCCATGAACATTGAACCACGTCTTCTTACTGCTTACAAACGTATTAGAGCAAATGCAAGAAATGGGTTAGCTGTGGTTACTGTTCAGCGCGATGCTTGTGGCGGTTGTTTTAATAAGATCCCCCCCCAACGTCAGCTCGATATTAAAATGCATAAAAAGGTAATTGTTTGTGAGTATTGCGGTAGAATTCTGGTTGACGACTCACTGCAAGATGAAGAATAG
- a CDS encoding LemA family protein, with protein MNISKKWIVIAIVAAVVLLLYSSIKGTYNNMVTKDENVKAQWGNVENVYQRRLDLIPNLVNTVKGYANFEQQTLTQVIEARAKATSVNINPDKLDAQSLKQFQSAQGELSSALSRLMVVVERYPDLKANQNFLDLQAQLEGTENRIAVERRKFNEMVKDYNAYIRKFPKNIWASLFGFEKKAYFEAEAGAEKAPKVDFGTN; from the coding sequence ATGAACATCAGCAAGAAATGGATAGTAATAGCCATAGTAGCGGCAGTAGTGCTACTCCTTTACAGCTCAATAAAGGGTACCTATAACAACATGGTAACCAAGGATGAGAATGTGAAAGCCCAGTGGGGTAATGTGGAGAACGTATACCAGCGCAGGCTCGATCTTATTCCCAACCTGGTTAATACGGTAAAGGGATATGCCAACTTTGAGCAGCAAACCCTAACCCAGGTGATTGAGGCAAGGGCAAAGGCAACCAGCGTAAACATCAATCCCGACAAGCTCGATGCACAAAGCCTGAAACAGTTTCAATCGGCACAGGGAGAGCTTAGTAGCGCGTTATCGCGATTAATGGTAGTTGTTGAGCGCTATCCCGATCTAAAGGCAAACCAAAACTTTTTAGACCTACAAGCCCAGCTCGAAGGAACAGAAAATCGGATTGCAGTTGAACGCCGCAAGTTTAACGAAATGGTTAAGGATTATAACGCCTATATCAGGAAGTTTCCTAAAAATATCTGGGCAAGCCTGTTTGGTTTTGAAAAGAAAGCTTACTTTGAGGCCGAAGCAGGTGCCGAGAAAGCACCAAAGGTTGACTTTGGTACAAACTAA
- a CDS encoding M23 family metallopeptidase has translation MPRTKYKFHPEQLVFVKERRTLREKVWLVAKYIIAIFVIGFISYMVFPIFIDTPEVRKLKRENQELLVNYEIISKRIEHLSSVIADLEKRDEGIYRIIFEAKPIPSSVRNAGIGGANRYSELEKLSNSKLIVETTKKLDELSKKAYIQSRSFDEISELAKNKEKLLKSIPAIMPIRDKDLTRVASSFGMRIHPFYKVLKMHTGMDFTAPTGTKIFATGDGVVVKTRYAQRGYGNHIVIDHGFGYSTLYAHMSKFAVRVGQRVKRGTVIGYVGNTGTSVAPHLHYEVRKDDKPVNPIHYYFNDLTPEQYEKMVEIASQPTQSFD, from the coding sequence ATGCCAAGGACAAAGTATAAATTTCATCCAGAACAGCTTGTCTTTGTTAAAGAGAGAAGAACCTTACGCGAAAAAGTTTGGCTTGTAGCCAAATACATTATTGCCATTTTTGTTATTGGGTTTATATCTTATATGGTTTTCCCAATTTTTATCGATACCCCTGAGGTTAGAAAGTTGAAGCGCGAAAATCAGGAACTTCTTGTTAACTACGAGATAATTAGTAAGCGTATTGAGCATCTTAGCTCTGTGATTGCCGATTTGGAAAAGCGCGACGAGGGTATTTATCGGATTATTTTTGAGGCTAAACCTATTCCTAGTTCTGTGCGTAATGCTGGCATTGGCGGGGCTAATCGCTACTCCGAACTTGAAAAGCTATCAAATAGTAAGCTTATCGTTGAAACTACCAAAAAGCTCGATGAACTTTCCAAAAAGGCTTACATTCAGAGCCGTTCCTTTGATGAGATCTCAGAGCTTGCTAAAAACAAGGAAAAGCTACTAAAATCTATACCCGCAATAATGCCTATTCGCGATAAAGACCTTACGAGGGTGGCCTCGTCCTTTGGCATGCGGATTCATCCGTTTTATAAAGTGCTTAAAATGCATACAGGGATGGATTTTACTGCTCCTACTGGTACTAAAATATTTGCCACGGGCGATGGGGTTGTTGTTAAAACTCGATATGCTCAAAGAGGTTATGGTAACCATATTGTAATAGACCATGGCTTTGGATACTCAACCCTTTATGCGCATATGAGTAAGTTTGCAGTGAGAGTGGGACAACGGGTTAAACGAGGAACAGTTATTGGTTATGTTGGAAACACAGGTACATCTGTTGCTCCACACTTACACTACGAAGTCCGAAAAGATGACAAGCCGGTTAACCCTATTCATTACTACTTTAACGATTTAACCCCTGAACAGTACGAAAAAATGGTTGAAATTGCTTCGCAACCTACCCAGAGCTTCGACTAG
- the cas1 gene encoding type II CRISPR-associated endonuclease Cas1: MIKRTLYFGNPAYLKARDEQMVIEYPGGDTESKSIPIEDIGVVILDSPQITITHVLLNKLLENNAAVITTNERHMPSGLLYPLESNTLQSERFAVQLTASVPLKKQLWQQTVQTKIQNQAALLKSVGVDVEPMLYWARSVRSGDPDNYEGRAAAYYWKNLYMGYINDIIFTRGRNEDEPNNLLNYGYAILRAVVARSLVASGLLPTLGIHHHNRYNAFCLADDIMEPYRPFVDKVVLEIVKEGLDYTQLTKEIKAKLLVIPAMDVKIDGKSSPLMIATQRTTASLYNCFNGASRKMLYPTFS, from the coding sequence ATGATAAAACGCACCCTTTATTTCGGAAACCCTGCCTACCTAAAGGCTAGGGATGAGCAAATGGTTATTGAATACCCCGGTGGTGATACCGAAAGCAAATCAATACCAATCGAAGATATTGGAGTAGTTATTCTTGATTCCCCACAAATTACAATAACCCACGTGTTGCTCAATAAACTACTGGAAAATAATGCTGCAGTTATTACCACTAATGAACGGCATATGCCATCGGGTTTGCTGTATCCTTTGGAATCCAACACGCTTCAAAGCGAACGTTTTGCCGTTCAGCTCACGGCAAGCGTTCCGCTTAAAAAACAGTTATGGCAGCAAACCGTACAGACTAAAATTCAGAATCAGGCAGCACTCCTTAAGTCTGTTGGGGTTGATGTTGAGCCTATGCTTTACTGGGCACGAAGCGTAAGAAGTGGTGACCCCGATAACTACGAGGGCCGTGCTGCTGCCTATTACTGGAAAAACCTTTACATGGGTTACATCAACGATATTATTTTTACAAGGGGCAGAAACGAGGATGAACCCAATAATCTGCTTAACTATGGCTATGCCATACTTCGTGCGGTGGTAGCCCGAAGCCTAGTGGCTAGCGGGTTGCTCCCCACACTCGGAATTCACCACCATAACCGTTACAATGCATTTTGCCTTGCCGATGATATCATGGAACCTTACAGACCCTTTGTGGATAAAGTTGTTCTTGAGATAGTTAAAGAGGGTCTTGATTATACACAGCTAACTAAAGAAATAAAAGCGAAACTCCTTGTTATTCCGGCTATGGATGTGAAGATTGATGGGAAAAGTAGCCCATTGATGATTGCTACACAGCGAACCACAGCATCGCTTTACAATTGCTTCAATGGTGCTAGCCGTAAAATGCTATATCCAACATTTTCGTAA
- a CDS encoding TPM domain-containing protein: MKPKDFFSENQKKLIVSAIEEAEKNTSGEIRVHVEWECKLDNPLDRAAQVFAMLKMHKTKLRNGVLFYLSLNDHKFAILGDAGINSKVPENFWDNIKEAMLAEFKEDRLAEGLVKGIKMAGEQLSTHFPYNAKTDINELSDDISFG; encoded by the coding sequence ATGAAACCAAAAGATTTCTTCTCTGAAAATCAGAAAAAACTGATAGTATCGGCTATTGAAGAGGCTGAGAAAAACACTTCGGGCGAGATTAGGGTACACGTAGAATGGGAGTGCAAGCTTGACAACCCGCTTGATAGGGCTGCTCAAGTTTTTGCCATGCTAAAAATGCATAAAACCAAGCTTAGAAATGGTGTGCTTTTTTACCTATCGCTAAACGATCATAAGTTTGCCATTCTTGGTGACGCGGGTATAAATAGTAAGGTGCCCGAAAATTTTTGGGATAACATAAAAGAAGCAATGCTAGCAGAGTTTAAGGAAGATAGGTTGGCCGAAGGCTTAGTAAAGGGCATTAAGATGGCTGGCGAACAGCTTTCTACGCATTTCCCTTACAATGCCAAAACCGACATTAACGAGCTAAGCGATGACATATCGTTTGGATAG
- the cas9 gene encoding type II CRISPR RNA-guided endonuclease Cas9 (Cas9, originally named Csn1, is the large, multifunctional signature protein of type II CRISPR/Cas systems. It is well known even to general audiences because its RNA-guided endonuclease activity has made it a popular tool for custom editing of eukaryotic genomes.), with protein sequence MKRILGLDLGSASIGWALIRENEINGNVNREILGLGCRIIPYEGTEGKDFEKGSGESRNAIRTQMRTMRKGYDRYQLRRKYLVQELIKHNMYPSDELKGLPKIQLWELRNRAATERVSLTELGRILLWLNQKRGYKSSRSDSNLDKKDTEYVATVKSRHQLIKEQNLTIGQYFYKQLQNDQFFRVKEKVFPREAYIEEFDTICNEQKKHYPNILTQELISKIRNEIIYYQRPLKSQKGLVSVCEFEGFWRKGPDGKEYFVGPKVAPRSSPIFQYAKIWENINNIKIENKQGNNIEITLEQKRALFEHLDNNEKLTTTDIVRILGLKKNECFFNKQLAKGIVGNATKCAILNCFDEAHKYAHLVKFELDIIETSKKTYLYDNTTGEVINEKTVKYIHPKIEKEPLFVLWHTIYSISDQDECSRVLQDKFGIEKEIADKLASIDFTKHGFGNKSTKTLRKILPYLMEGDKYSEAMCYAGYNHSNSLTKDENLKRELQEKLKPIPKNSLRQPIVEKILNQMVNVVNAIIDKYGKPDEIRIELARELKQSKEERNETYLNITKRERENEQIAKKLQEFGLRATRNNILKWRLYEEMDNEDKKLNAICIYCGQPISLVEAIKGADVDIEHIIPKSKLFDDSQSNKTLAHRHCNTGKGDLTAYDFMKSKPTELFNAYLERVAKLYANKVISKAKRDKLLMTESKIPNNFIDRQLRESQYIAKKAREILQTISHNVWTTSGSVTAELRRLWGWDDVTMNLQFNKYKELGLTSFVEWESEHGKSKHSKEVITGWSKRDDHRHHAVDALVIACTKQGYIQRFNTLNSSRTKQDLIADVEKKSLEFKEKLSLLEKYIVSEQPFTVKEVEEKVAEILVSFKAGKKVAVTGKRKVGKKGNKKVVQTGIIIPRGALHEESVYGKIKTAVHKPIKYAFENPDLIVIPKIKKLVEERLSKYENVKDAIASLKKEPLFIDKNKQVLLKYASCYSSDYVIKYPVDINFNKVDKVVDGRIKQILQARLNKFNGKHKEAFKDMQRGDKVIKWYEDEGLPVPIKTVRCYTGLSAVVPVKKDENGNNIGFVKPGNNHHIAIYTDSEGNKHEHVCTFWHAVERKKFGLPVIIKNTNEVWDKIQQKPLGTYPEEFLEKLPLPNLTLEVSMQQNEMFILGMAPEEISNCLDNKDYRAISEKLYRVQKLSMKNYVFRHHVETQLIDNEASKKSKRYYLIQSLGALFNLNPVKVKIDCIGNIIAWNNTDGV encoded by the coding sequence ATGAAAAGAATTTTAGGACTTGATTTAGGTTCTGCATCAATTGGCTGGGCGTTGATTAGAGAAAATGAGATTAATGGTAATGTTAACCGCGAAATACTGGGTTTAGGTTGCCGAATTATTCCTTACGAAGGAACCGAAGGAAAAGACTTTGAAAAAGGATCGGGTGAAAGTAGAAACGCTATCCGAACACAAATGCGAACGATGCGAAAGGGTTATGACCGCTATCAGCTGCGAAGAAAATATTTAGTGCAAGAGCTGATTAAGCATAATATGTACCCATCCGATGAACTAAAAGGACTTCCAAAGATACAGCTATGGGAACTTAGAAATAGAGCGGCAACCGAAAGAGTATCACTTACAGAGTTAGGAAGAATTTTATTGTGGTTGAATCAAAAGCGAGGGTATAAGAGCAGTAGAAGCGACTCAAATTTGGATAAAAAGGATACTGAGTATGTGGCAACAGTAAAAAGTCGTCACCAGTTGATTAAAGAGCAAAACCTAACCATTGGACAGTACTTTTACAAACAATTACAAAACGACCAGTTTTTTAGAGTTAAGGAGAAGGTTTTCCCACGAGAAGCATATATCGAGGAGTTTGATACTATTTGCAATGAGCAAAAAAAACACTATCCTAATATTTTAACTCAAGAGTTAATCTCAAAAATACGGAATGAAATAATATATTACCAAAGGCCATTGAAATCCCAGAAAGGTCTTGTTTCGGTATGCGAATTTGAAGGATTCTGGCGTAAAGGACCCGATGGTAAAGAGTACTTTGTTGGCCCAAAGGTCGCCCCCAGAAGTTCCCCTATTTTTCAATATGCAAAGATATGGGAAAACATCAATAACATTAAAATTGAAAATAAACAGGGCAATAACATCGAAATAACCCTTGAGCAGAAAAGAGCACTTTTTGAGCATCTGGATAATAACGAAAAGTTAACCACCACCGATATTGTTAGAATACTAGGATTAAAGAAAAATGAATGTTTTTTCAATAAGCAATTGGCTAAAGGAATAGTTGGTAATGCAACCAAGTGTGCAATTTTGAATTGCTTTGATGAGGCTCACAAATACGCTCATCTAGTAAAGTTTGAACTCGATATTATTGAAACAAGTAAAAAAACATACCTATACGATAACACCACTGGCGAAGTAATAAACGAAAAAACAGTAAAGTACATTCATCCTAAAATTGAAAAGGAACCATTATTTGTATTGTGGCATACCATATACTCAATCTCTGATCAGGATGAGTGCAGCAGAGTTTTGCAGGATAAATTCGGAATAGAAAAGGAGATTGCTGATAAGCTGGCAAGTATCGATTTTACAAAACATGGATTTGGCAATAAATCGACAAAAACTTTAAGAAAAATATTGCCATATTTAATGGAGGGCGATAAGTATAGCGAGGCCATGTGCTATGCTGGTTATAACCATTCAAATTCCCTTACAAAAGATGAAAATCTAAAAAGAGAGTTGCAGGAAAAACTTAAGCCTATTCCAAAAAACTCGCTCAGGCAACCCATTGTGGAAAAAATATTAAACCAAATGGTGAATGTGGTCAATGCTATTATTGATAAATATGGGAAACCCGATGAAATTAGGATTGAGCTAGCTAGAGAGTTAAAGCAAAGTAAAGAGGAACGAAATGAAACATATTTGAATATTACAAAAAGAGAAAGAGAGAATGAACAAATCGCTAAAAAACTGCAAGAGTTTGGCCTAAGAGCAACCCGAAATAATATTCTTAAATGGCGACTTTATGAGGAAATGGACAATGAGGATAAGAAGTTAAACGCAATCTGTATATACTGTGGTCAACCAATTTCGCTGGTTGAAGCAATTAAAGGCGCTGATGTTGATATTGAACATATAATTCCAAAATCGAAACTATTTGACGATTCACAAAGCAATAAAACCCTTGCACATCGCCATTGTAACACAGGGAAGGGTGATTTAACCGCTTACGATTTCATGAAATCAAAACCCACTGAACTGTTTAATGCCTACCTTGAGAGGGTAGCAAAACTTTATGCCAATAAAGTTATAAGTAAGGCAAAGCGTGACAAACTACTTATGACCGAGAGCAAAATCCCCAATAACTTTATTGACCGACAGCTAAGGGAAAGTCAGTATATCGCAAAAAAGGCAAGGGAAATACTTCAAACAATATCGCATAACGTTTGGACTACATCGGGCAGTGTTACCGCAGAGCTAAGGAGGCTATGGGGCTGGGACGATGTGACGATGAATCTACAATTCAACAAGTATAAGGAGTTAGGGTTGACCTCGTTTGTGGAGTGGGAAAGCGAGCATGGCAAGAGTAAGCATAGTAAAGAGGTTATTACAGGATGGAGTAAACGCGATGACCACAGGCATCATGCAGTAGATGCACTTGTTATTGCTTGCACTAAACAGGGTTATATTCAGCGATTTAACACTCTTAACTCAAGTAGAACCAAACAAGACCTGATAGCCGATGTTGAGAAAAAATCTTTAGAATTTAAGGAAAAGCTCTCGCTCCTTGAAAAGTATATAGTAAGCGAACAGCCTTTTACCGTTAAGGAGGTTGAGGAAAAGGTCGCAGAAATTTTGGTGTCGTTTAAAGCTGGTAAAAAGGTTGCCGTAACTGGAAAAAGGAAAGTTGGAAAAAAGGGTAATAAAAAAGTAGTACAAACAGGCATTATTATACCAAGAGGAGCCTTGCACGAAGAAAGTGTGTATGGGAAGATTAAGACAGCAGTACACAAGCCAATAAAATATGCTTTTGAAAATCCGGACCTAATTGTGATTCCAAAAATCAAAAAACTAGTTGAGGAACGACTTTCAAAATATGAAAACGTCAAAGATGCCATTGCGTCGCTGAAGAAAGAGCCTTTGTTTATTGATAAGAATAAACAGGTTTTACTTAAATATGCTTCATGTTATAGCAGCGATTATGTAATAAAATATCCTGTAGATATTAATTTCAATAAAGTTGATAAGGTTGTTGACGGGCGGATTAAACAAATATTGCAAGCAAGACTCAATAAGTTTAATGGAAAGCATAAGGAGGCTTTTAAAGACATGCAGCGTGGCGATAAGGTGATTAAATGGTATGAGGATGAAGGCCTACCAGTACCAATCAAGACAGTTCGATGCTATACGGGTCTCTCGGCTGTTGTTCCTGTAAAAAAGGATGAGAATGGCAACAATATTGGTTTCGTAAAACCAGGAAACAATCATCACATTGCAATATATACCGATTCCGAGGGTAATAAGCATGAACATGTTTGCACATTCTGGCATGCGGTTGAGCGAAAAAAATTTGGATTGCCTGTAATAATCAAAAATACAAATGAAGTTTGGGATAAAATTCAACAAAAACCCCTGGGTACATACCCAGAGGAGTTCCTTGAGAAACTCCCTTTGCCTAATCTGACTTTGGAGGTAAGCATGCAGCAGAATGAGATGTTTATTCTGGGTATGGCACCAGAAGAAATATCTAATTGTCTTGATAATAAAGACTATAGGGCAATAAGTGAAAAATTGTATAGAGTCCAGAAACTTTCTATGAAAAATTATGTTTTTAGGCATCATGTAGAAACACAACTTATAGACAATGAGGCTTCTAAGAAAAGTAAACGATACTATTTAATACAGAGTTTGGGGGCTTTATTTAATTTAAATCCAGTAAAAGTTAAAATTGATTGCATTGGCAATATTATCGCTTGGAATAACACTGACGGGGTTTAA
- a CDS encoding TPM domain-containing protein encodes MKRFFYTILSILTILGPLKAQDIPDPMSPPRLVNDFAGVLNREETLVLEQKLRAYHDSTSTQIYVVTVPTLNGYDPADYAFQLGEKWGVGQKGKNNGIVILIKPKIGNERGQAFVATGYGMEEVIPDAVARRIVDNEMIPYFKQNRYYKGINAAVDVIIDLASGLYSADEYYKGDSPIPGIIFLILFFGFIFLSGRRGARVRGGTFASNLPFWLLLGSMGGGRGSSFSDFSSGSGSFGGFSGGGGGSFGGGGAGGSW; translated from the coding sequence ATGAAACGATTTTTCTATACCATCCTTTCAATACTAACAATTCTGGGGCCTCTGAAGGCACAAGATATACCCGATCCAATGTCGCCCCCTCGGCTAGTAAATGATTTTGCAGGGGTTCTTAACCGTGAAGAGACGCTAGTGCTAGAGCAAAAGCTAAGGGCCTACCACGATAGCACATCTACTCAAATTTATGTGGTAACCGTTCCTACACTTAACGGGTACGATCCTGCCGACTACGCATTTCAACTTGGTGAAAAATGGGGAGTTGGACAAAAAGGCAAAAATAATGGTATTGTAATACTTATTAAACCGAAAATAGGGAATGAAAGGGGGCAAGCTTTTGTTGCCACAGGATATGGCATGGAAGAGGTTATTCCCGATGCCGTGGCACGCAGGATTGTTGACAATGAAATGATTCCCTATTTCAAACAGAATAGGTATTACAAAGGAATAAATGCTGCAGTAGATGTAATAATAGACCTCGCCTCTGGGCTCTATAGTGCCGATGAATACTACAAGGGCGATTCGCCAATTCCTGGCATCATTTTCTTAATACTCTTTTTCGGGTTTATATTTCTATCTGGTCGCAGGGGTGCAAGAGTCCGTGGTGGAACATTTGCATCAAATCTGCCATTTTGGTTATTACTAGGTTCTATGGGTGGCGGACGCGGAAGCAGTTTTAGCGATTTCTCCTCGGGTTCGGGTAGTTTTGGCGGCTTCTCCGGTGGTGGAGGCGGTAGCTTTGGCGGAGGCGGTGCTGGTGGTAGCTGGTAA
- a CDS encoding MerR family transcriptional regulator yields the protein MPYKEKKIEKYYYSIGEVADMLGVNTSLIRFWEKNFDIIKPHKNKKGNRYFTKKDIENLKLIYHLVKEQGMTLDGARKKIAAQKEDLAENFKLVESLTKIREMLVEIRDMLD from the coding sequence ATGCCATATAAAGAAAAAAAAATAGAAAAGTACTACTACTCCATTGGCGAAGTAGCCGATATGCTTGGGGTTAACACATCGTTGATTCGTTTTTGGGAGAAAAACTTCGATATAATTAAACCGCATAAAAATAAAAAGGGTAACCGCTATTTTACTAAAAAGGATATTGAAAACCTTAAGCTGATTTATCATCTTGTTAAAGAACAGGGCATGACTCTTGATGGGGCCAGAAAAAAGATTGCGGCTCAAAAAGAGGACCTTGCCGAAAACTTTAAGCTTGTTGAAAGTTTAACTAAGATTCGGGAGATGCTGGTTGAAATCAGAGATATGCTCGACTAG